A segment of the Syntrophorhabdus sp. genome:
CGAACTCTGGACAAACAGTTTTTGACTTTCATATACCAAAAGAGGTGGAGCAATGGGCAGTGTGATGAAGTGGAGGAAGAAGAAGATCAGGAAGCACAAATATAAAAAATTAAGAAGAAGAACGCGGCACCAGCGGAGGAAGTAGCGAGCGCATAACCTCCATATTGACTTCGTCCATATTGCCCATCTTCGGCGTCTCCATGACGCCCGCCAGATGGGCAAATCTTTTGTCCCGCACGAGCGTCCGGAAGAATGTGAGGCCGATCTCACCCTGGCCGATATGCCAGTGACGGTCGGCATGGGAACCGGCCCCCGCCTTTGAATCGTTAAGGTGGAAGAGACCGATCCTGTCGAGTCCCAGCGTCCTTTCGAACTCATCGAGGAACCCCTTCCAGGTACCTTTCTTCCTCACGTCGCATCCCGATTCGAAGAGGTGTGCCGTATCGACGCAGAACAGGGTCTTCCCCTTGTTGGAAACGCTCTCGTAGATGCGAGCCAGCTCCTCGATGTCCCTTCCTATAACGTTCCCCTGCCCGGCGGTGTTCTCGATGAGAACCGTTACATCATGTCTGTCATGAACGCGATCTATCGCCTCGGCGGTCATTTTCGCGCCCCAAAGCCTGTCGGGACGGGACCCGGGGTGAACGACGAGAGACCCGATCCCGAGTTTCTCGCACAGGGCGGCCTCATGGAGAAGCCCTCTAAGGTTCCGCTCGTCCCCGTCGATCTTCGCGAGGTTGGGAAGGTAGGACAGGTGGGCAAAAACGGGTATCTCCGCCGACAGGCGGCCGAAGGCCGCGAGGTCGGCGTCGGACATTTCCCTTCGTTCCCAGGACCGGGGATTCTTCACAAAGATCTGCGCCACCTCGCACCCGAGCACCTTCGCCCCCTTCAGCGCGTCGTCGAATCCCTTCGCTATGGAAACATGGAAACCGATCTTCATCGCGGCCCCGATACCGGGAACAGGATAGTACAAAAACCCTTGCAAAGAAAGATGGAAAGATGCACAATGTAGACCATGAACGCAGAGACCATTGGAATTATTGTCGGCGGCGGGCCCGCGCCGGGCATCAACGGCGTGATCAGCGCCGCGACCATCGAGGCCATTAATTCGGGGAAGAAGGTCGTCGGTATCAAGGGCGGTTTCAAGGCCCTTTTCGAGGGACAGAAAGACATATTCATGCCCCTGACCATCGACGACGTCTCCCGGATCCACGCCTCCGGGGGGTCCATCCTCAGGACGTCCCGGGACAAACCGGAAAACGCCAAGGCGAAGTTCAAGACCCTCATGTCGACCCTGAAAGGGGCTGGCATCAAATACCTCATCACCATCGGGGGCGATGGGACCCTCTACATGGCGAACTGGATCGAGCGTGAGGCACGCGGCTCGGTAAGTGTCGTGCACACCCCGAAGACGATCGATAACGACATACCCTTGCCCGGCGGGTTCTCCACGTTCGGTTTCCAGACCGCCCGCCACGTCGGTGTCTACATCGTCAACAACATCATCGAGGATGCCCGCACCATGGGCCGTTGGTATTTCATCACGGCGATGGGAAGGCACGCGGGGCACCTGGCGCTGGGCATGGGCAAAGCAGCCGGCGCGACTCTATCCCTCATACCCGAAGAATTCCCCGAGGAAAAGCTCTCCTTCAAGAAGGTCGCCGACATTCTCACGGGTTCCATCGTGAAACGAAAGAGCATGGACAGGGATTACGGTGTCGCCATCCTTGCTGAAGGGATATCGGAAAAATTCGACCTCGAAGAACTCAGCAAACATGAGGAAGTGGAGCGTAACGAGAAAGGTGAGTTGAAGCTTTCGGAGATACAACTGGGAAGAGTCCTCAGGGATTTCGTCAACAAGACCCTCTCCGAAATGGGTCTCGAGGTCGGGATCGTGGACAAGAACATCGGCTACGAGCTCCGCGCCGCCAACCCGATACCTTTCGACGTGGAATATACACGCAATCTCGGCTATGGTGCAGTCAGGTATCTGCTGAAAGGCGGCACCGGCTCCATGATAGTCGCCTACGAAGGCAATCTGAGACCCCTTCCTTTCGTCGAGATCATCGACTACAAGACGGGGAAGGTCAAGATCAGGACGGTGGATATGGCGACGGAGACGTATGAAGTCGCCAGGAAATACATGATACGCCTTGAGAGGGAGGACTTCGAGGGCTCCCATCTGGCTCACCTCGCCCGGACCGCCAACATGTCGCCGGAAGACTTCAAGGCGCGCTTCGAGTACGTGCTCGGCAACTATGGCTAGACGCCGTCTGCCGGCACGCATTCGCGAGACCCTGCACACATGACATGATAGACGAGCGGAAGAAATTCCAGGAAGTCCTCAATGTCGGCCTTGAAGTGATCCAGACAAGGGATATCGATATCCTCCTGGAACGCATCCTCACGAAGGCCCGTTACCTGACGAACGCCGACGCGGGGTCCATCTACATAAAGGATGGCGATACTCTCCTCTTCCGCTACACCCAGAATGACACGCTGCAGAAACAGCTTCCCGCCGGAAAAAAGCTCATCTACTCAACCTTCACCATACCCGTCAATAACCAGTCCATAGCGGGCTACGTCGCCAACACGGGAGTGGTCTTGAACCTCGAGAACGTCTACCATCTCGACGGGAACGTACCCTTTTCATTCGACCCTTCCTACGACAAGCTCTCCGGATACAAGACGCAGTCCGTGCTTTCCTTCCCACTGAAGACGCACGCCGACGAGGTGGTCGGGGTACTCCAGCTAATAAACGCCACAGCCCGCGACGGGCAGATCGTCCCCTTTCAATCCGACGACGAGCCCTTCGTCGTCCACTTTGCCAACAATGCCGCCATCGCCGTCGAACGGGCCACGATGACACGCGACATCATCCTGCGCATGATCAAAATGGCGGAGCTCAGGGACCCCATGGAAACGGGCGCCCATGTCAACCGCGTTTCGTCCTATTCCGTCGAGCTCTACGAGGCATGGGCGGCGAAAAAAGGCATCAGCAAGGCGGAGGTGGAGCAGAACAAGGACATCCTCAAGATGTCCGCCATGCTCCACGACGTGGGCAAGGTGGCCATAACGGACCTCATCCTCAAGAAACCGGCCCGCCTCGACAGTTACGAGTACGAGGTGATGAAACAGCACACCTACCTCGGGGCACAGCTCTTCGCCCACCAGCGATCCGATTTCGACAGGGCCTCCTTCCTTGTCGCCCTCAACCACCACGAACGGTGGGACGGCAAGGGCTACCCCGGTTACATCGACTTCAAGACGGGCGAGCCGCTGCGGGGTTTCGAGGACTTGAGCGGCCGGGCGATCGGCAAGAAAGAGGAGGAGATCCCCCTCTTCGGCCGCATCGTCGCCATCGCTGACGTCTTCGACGCCTTGAGTTCGGGAAGGTCCTACAAGGAACCCTGGGAGGAAGAGCGCGTCCTCGAAACGATGGACGGCGAGCGGGGCAAGCACTTCGACCCCGAGATGCTCGACGTCTTCTTCTCCATCCTCGACGTCATCCGCAACATCATGCAGAGATACCCGGATAACAACGAATAAAGACGGGTGATGGGTGATGGGTGATAGGAAAGGCTTCATCCTCTCTCCTATGACCTATAACCCATAACCGATGACC
Coding sequences within it:
- a CDS encoding AURKAIP1/COX24 domain-containing protein; this translates as MGSVMKWRKKKIRKHKYKKLRRRTRHQRRK
- a CDS encoding deoxyribonuclease IV; translation: MYYPVPGIGAAMKIGFHVSIAKGFDDALKGAKVLGCEVAQIFVKNPRSWERREMSDADLAAFGRLSAEIPVFAHLSYLPNLAKIDGDERNLRGLLHEAALCEKLGIGSLVVHPGSRPDRLWGAKMTAEAIDRVHDRHDVTVLIENTAGQGNVIGRDIEELARIYESVSNKGKTLFCVDTAHLFESGCDVRKKGTWKGFLDEFERTLGLDRIGLFHLNDSKAGAGSHADRHWHIGQGEIGLTFFRTLVRDKRFAHLAGVMETPKMGNMDEVNMEVMRSLLPPLVPRSSS
- a CDS encoding 6-phosphofructokinase, with the translated sequence MNAETIGIIVGGGPAPGINGVISAATIEAINSGKKVVGIKGGFKALFEGQKDIFMPLTIDDVSRIHASGGSILRTSRDKPENAKAKFKTLMSTLKGAGIKYLITIGGDGTLYMANWIEREARGSVSVVHTPKTIDNDIPLPGGFSTFGFQTARHVGVYIVNNIIEDARTMGRWYFITAMGRHAGHLALGMGKAAGATLSLIPEEFPEEKLSFKKVADILTGSIVKRKSMDRDYGVAILAEGISEKFDLEELSKHEEVERNEKGELKLSEIQLGRVLRDFVNKTLSEMGLEVGIVDKNIGYELRAANPIPFDVEYTRNLGYGAVRYLLKGGTGSMIVAYEGNLRPLPFVEIIDYKTGKVKIRTVDMATETYEVARKYMIRLEREDFEGSHLAHLARTANMSPEDFKARFEYVLGNYG
- a CDS encoding GAF domain-containing protein, producing MIDERKKFQEVLNVGLEVIQTRDIDILLERILTKARYLTNADAGSIYIKDGDTLLFRYTQNDTLQKQLPAGKKLIYSTFTIPVNNQSIAGYVANTGVVLNLENVYHLDGNVPFSFDPSYDKLSGYKTQSVLSFPLKTHADEVVGVLQLINATARDGQIVPFQSDDEPFVVHFANNAAIAVERATMTRDIILRMIKMAELRDPMETGAHVNRVSSYSVELYEAWAAKKGISKAEVEQNKDILKMSAMLHDVGKVAITDLILKKPARLDSYEYEVMKQHTYLGAQLFAHQRSDFDRASFLVALNHHERWDGKGYPGYIDFKTGEPLRGFEDLSGRAIGKKEEEIPLFGRIVAIADVFDALSSGRSYKEPWEEERVLETMDGERGKHFDPEMLDVFFSILDVIRNIMQRYPDNNE